The proteins below are encoded in one region of Bacillota bacterium:
- a CDS encoding transposase produces the protein MRLQRNRYSEEFKEQIARECQQVGNIAVVARRHEISAKTAANWVRGAKARGSASPLPKDKDGRLKE, from the coding sequence GGTATTCGGAGGAGTTCAAGGAGCAGATCGCGCGGGAGTGTCAGCAGGTCGGCAACATAGCCGTAGTGGCTCGGCGTCATGAGATCTCGGCGAAGACAGCTGCCAACTGGGTCAGGGGAGCCAAGGCGAGAGGGTCGGCGAGCCCCCTTCCGAAAGACAAGGATGGGAGGCTCAAGGAAC